A window of uncultured Fusobacterium sp. genomic DNA:
AAAATAAAAAGTTTGGAAATGACGAATCTATTGAAACTTTGGCTAAGAAAACTTCTAAATATATCTCAATAGGTAACCAATCTGGAGAAGGATGGTTCTTAATGGGAGAGATGATTGAATTTATTGAAAAGGGAGTTCCTAATATAGTTTGTGTTCAACCTTTTGGTTGTCTACCTAACCATATTACTGGAAAGGGAATGATAAAAAAATTAAGAGAAGAATACTCAGATAAATTTGTAAATATCGCTCCTATTGACTATGATCCTGCTTATTCTGAAGTTAACCAATTAAATAGAATCAAGCTTATGTTATCTGTTGCTAAAAAAAATCTTAAAAATTCTTAAAATCATCTATTAAATTGTGATATAATAAAACAAGTAGTTTTTTTATTTTTGGAGGTGGCTATATTGTATAAAGCAAATTATTTAATGATGACTCCTGGACCTACAATGGTTAGAGAAAATGTATTAAGAGGAAGAGCAAGTTTCTTTGGAAACCCTGATCTTGATCCTAATTTTTTTGTTTTTTATGATGAACTTTGTAAAAAAACTGGAAAACTTTTTGGTGCTGAAAAAGCTCAAACTATCATTATGAATGGAGAGGGAATGCTTGGACTTGACAGTGCTTGTGCTTCTCTTACTGAACCTGGAGATAATGTTTTAGTTCTTTCTAATGGAATCTTTGGTGAAGGATTTAAAGGATTAGTCGAAAATTATGGAGGTAATGTTACTCTTTTTGAAACTGATCTTCAAAAAGCTTTTGAAATTGATAAATTGAGAGTATTCCTTGAGAAAAATAGAAACTTTAAATATGCTACTCTTGTTCATTGTGATACTCCTTCTGGTGTTTTAAATAATATTGAAACTATTTGTAAGCTATTAAAATCTGTAGGTATATTGACAGTTGTAGATACAGTATCTGCTGTTGGAGCAACTCGTATATCTGTTGATGAATGGGGAATTGATATAGCTCTTGGAGGATCTCAAAAAGCTATCTCTGCTCCTTCTGGATTAACTATTATGACTATAAGTGATGATGCTTGGAAGGTAATTTTAAATAGAAAATCTCCTATTCCTTCTTTCTACTGTAATCTATCACTTTGGAAAAACTGTGTTAAGGAAAAACTATTCCCTTACACTATGCCTGTAAGTGATTTAATGGCTTTTGATGTTGCTATTGACAATATCTATAAAGAGGGTATTGATAATGTTATTTCAAGACATTATACAGCTGCTGAATATGTTAGAACAAGATTAATGGATATGGGAGTTGAGCTTTATCTTAAATCTGGATACTCTCCAACTGTTACAGCATTCTATCCACCTGAAGGAATTAGTTGTAAAGAGATTCTTGATTATATGTTTGAAAACTTTGAAGTTATGCTTGCAGATTCATACTCTTATCTAAATCAAAAAGTTATTAGATTAGGACATATGGGAGAAAATGCTCGTTTCTATAGACTTGACTACACATTAAAATCTCTTGAAAAAACTTTAAGAGCTTTAAGAAATAAATAGAAGAAAAGGCTGTTCAAATAATTTTTGAGCAGCTTTTTTATACTTTCCAATATATCTACTCAACTATCTTAATTTTGCAAAAGCTTACCTAATTTAAAATTCAATTTTTAAAACTTATATTTATTTAACTAAGATTAGTTATCTAGCATATTGCTAGGTTTTAACAAAGTACCTTTGTTATTTGCGATTATTCGTCAAGTTAATTTACCAAAACTTATATTTTAAATATCAGCTAAATTCCATGTCAAAGATAAAGAGAGAGTAAAACTCATCTGACTATGGGTACCGCAGAAGTTCCATTCTTTCACTTCTGCATCTCAAAAATAGTAGTCACTAAAGTTCCTCTATTTTTGGAACTCGACTTCGTCTCAAACACGTCGGAATTTTTAGTGTCAGATTTCGTGACTCTCTCTAATATTCTTCTCCAAATTCCATTTTAGCTGATATTAGGAAAAACTCTAATTGAAAATATAAATTTATAGATAAAAGATGAGTAATTATTTACTAATTTAAAAAGCTGTCTGTTTTTTAATTTCAGACAGCTTTAAACTAATTTTGAATCTCCTATTTAAATTGTTCTACACCATTTACATATGTGCATTCTT
This region includes:
- a CDS encoding alanine--glyoxylate aminotransferase family protein: MYKANYLMMTPGPTMVRENVLRGRASFFGNPDLDPNFFVFYDELCKKTGKLFGAEKAQTIIMNGEGMLGLDSACASLTEPGDNVLVLSNGIFGEGFKGLVENYGGNVTLFETDLQKAFEIDKLRVFLEKNRNFKYATLVHCDTPSGVLNNIETICKLLKSVGILTVVDTVSAVGATRISVDEWGIDIALGGSQKAISAPSGLTIMTISDDAWKVILNRKSPIPSFYCNLSLWKNCVKEKLFPYTMPVSDLMAFDVAIDNIYKEGIDNVISRHYTAAEYVRTRLMDMGVELYLKSGYSPTVTAFYPPEGISCKEILDYMFENFEVMLADSYSYLNQKVIRLGHMGENARFYRLDYTLKSLEKTLRALRNK